Proteins encoded within one genomic window of Mesobacillus subterraneus:
- the pssA gene encoding CDP-diacylglycerol--serine O-phosphatidyltransferase, with translation MFLHDVVDSTVKKVKSQTANLLTLANLSLGGFAIIVAIHGNLNLSLLLIFIAALADRFDGMVARKLHIESELGKQLDSMSDIILFGVAPALLIYQGILSDFGAPGAFFIVFYIGCGAFRLARFNITENTGYFTGMPITAAGVLATLSFLAIPHLPPQTFLFIMMALSLLMISPFKLRKM, from the coding sequence ATGTTTCTGCATGATGTAGTGGACTCAACAGTCAAGAAAGTAAAATCCCAGACAGCCAATCTTCTGACATTGGCGAATCTTAGTTTAGGTGGATTCGCGATTATCGTTGCCATCCACGGAAATCTGAACTTAAGCCTCCTTTTGATTTTCATTGCTGCCCTTGCTGACCGATTTGACGGCATGGTAGCCAGAAAACTTCATATTGAGTCAGAACTTGGAAAGCAGCTGGATTCCATGAGTGATATTATATTATTTGGAGTTGCACCTGCATTATTAATCTATCAGGGAATTTTATCCGATTTTGGCGCTCCTGGAGCATTCTTCATCGTATTCTATATTGGCTGCGGGGCCTTCCGCCTTGCACGATTCAATATTACAGAGAATACAGGGTATTTCACAGGAATGCCGATTACTGCAGCAGGCGTGCTGGCAACGCTTAGCTTCTTGGCTATTCCTCACCTTCCGCCTCAGACATTCCTATTCATTATGATGGCTCTCAGCCTGTTGATGATCAGTCCCTTCAAGCTGAGAAAAATGTAA
- a CDS encoding sporulation histidine kinase inhibitor Sda, with product MRKLSDELLVESYFKARELNLSYEFIRLIETEIHRRSLSNRIKATS from the coding sequence ATGCGTAAACTGTCGGACGAGCTGTTGGTCGAGTCTTATTTTAAAGCAAGAGAGTTGAATTTAAGCTATGAGTTTATTCGTTTGATTGAAACGGAAATCCACCGGCGTTCATTATCTAACCGAATTAAAGCTACATCCTGA
- a CDS encoding phosphatidylserine decarboxylase — protein sequence MFQSIYRMLIELTNGKWTSAILHKFAKSNSSRRIVPSFAKTYNINQEEMEKPIGEYENLHQFFIRNLKDGARKIDEDPLSVVSPVDSVIEEVGQIEADKTILVKGKVYSISEMLGSDEAMVRYDQGTYMIFYLSPSHYHQIHSPVTGKVTNQWTLGGKSYPVNKMGLKYGNYPLSKNYRKITEIRHNAGMTAVIKVGAMFVNSIETTHDGSKLQKGDQMAYFTFGSTVVLLFEKGTINLMPEIAPPHHIKYGEKIGTLIGQG from the coding sequence TTGTTCCAATCTATATATCGAATGCTTATAGAATTGACAAATGGGAAGTGGACTTCTGCCATTTTGCATAAATTCGCAAAATCAAATAGCAGCAGAAGAATTGTTCCTTCATTTGCTAAAACGTATAACATCAACCAGGAGGAAATGGAGAAGCCAATCGGGGAGTATGAAAACCTTCATCAATTTTTCATCAGGAACCTAAAAGATGGCGCAAGGAAAATAGATGAGGATCCTTTGTCAGTGGTTAGTCCAGTAGATTCAGTAATCGAAGAGGTTGGACAAATCGAGGCTGATAAAACAATACTGGTAAAGGGAAAGGTTTATTCTATTTCTGAGATGCTTGGAAGTGATGAAGCCATGGTCAGGTACGACCAGGGTACTTATATGATCTTTTACCTGAGTCCAAGCCATTACCATCAAATCCACAGCCCGGTAACTGGAAAGGTAACCAATCAATGGACTTTGGGAGGAAAGTCATACCCTGTAAATAAAATGGGATTGAAATATGGGAACTACCCGTTGTCAAAAAACTACCGGAAGATTACTGAAATCAGGCATAATGCTGGCATGACAGCTGTTATTAAAGTAGGGGCTATGTTTGTTAATTCGATTGAAACAACACATGATGGATCGAAGCTGCAGAAAGGTGACCAAATGGCATACTTCACCTTCGGTTCGACTGTGGTATTGCTGTTCGAAAAAGGTACGATTAACCTGATGCCTGAAATAGCTCCTCCACATCATATTAAGTATGGAGAAAAAATCGGGACGCTTATTGGACAAGGCTGA